A section of the Rhizobium sp. Pop5 genome encodes:
- a CDS encoding aldo/keto reductase produces the protein MQRRELGKSGLQVSAIGLGCMGLSYGYGPATGIQEAVALIRQAFERGVTFFDTAEAYGPYKNEELLGEALAPFRHEVVIATKFGFDLDANGGQSGMNSRPEQIRAVADQALKRLKTDVIDLFYQHRVDPDVPIEDVAGTVKALIAEGKVRHFGLSEAGVQTIRRAHAVQPVTALQSEYSLWWREPEQDILPVLEELGIGFVPFSPLGKGFLTGAINETTTFDSKDFRNIVPRFSQEARKANQALVDLLAEIAKRKQATSAQVALAWLLAQKPWIVPIPGTTKLHRLEENIRAAEVELTADDLASIESALTTIKVEGDRYPAHLQARVNR, from the coding sequence ATGCAGAGACGTGAACTCGGAAAGAGCGGACTTCAGGTTTCGGCCATCGGCCTCGGGTGCATGGGACTGAGCTACGGTTATGGACCGGCGACCGGCATTCAGGAAGCGGTCGCACTGATCCGGCAGGCCTTCGAACGCGGCGTGACCTTCTTCGACACGGCCGAGGCCTATGGGCCGTACAAAAACGAAGAGCTTCTGGGCGAGGCCCTCGCGCCCTTCCGCCACGAAGTGGTGATCGCCACCAAATTCGGCTTCGACCTCGATGCCAATGGCGGCCAGAGCGGCATGAACAGCCGGCCGGAACAGATCCGCGCGGTTGCCGATCAGGCGCTGAAACGCTTGAAGACCGATGTCATCGATCTGTTCTACCAGCACCGTGTCGATCCGGACGTTCCGATCGAGGATGTCGCCGGCACGGTCAAAGCCCTCATCGCCGAAGGCAAGGTCCGGCATTTCGGCCTCTCCGAAGCAGGTGTCCAGACGATCCGCCGCGCCCATGCCGTCCAGCCGGTGACAGCGCTGCAGAGCGAATATTCGCTGTGGTGGCGCGAGCCGGAGCAGGACATCCTGCCGGTGCTCGAAGAACTCGGCATCGGTTTCGTTCCTTTCAGCCCGCTGGGCAAAGGCTTCCTCACCGGCGCGATCAACGAGACGACCACCTTCGACAGCAAGGACTTCCGCAACATCGTGCCGCGCTTCTCGCAGGAGGCGCGAAAGGCCAATCAGGCGCTCGTCGATCTCCTGGCTGAGATCGCCAAGCGCAAGCAGGCGACCTCCGCTCAGGTGGCGCTGGCATGGCTGCTGGCGCAGAAGCCCTGGATCGTACCGATCCCCGGCACCACCAAACTGCATCGCCTTGAGGAGAACATCCGAGCCGCCGAAGTCGAACTGACGGCTGACGACCTCGCCAGCATCGAAAGCGCGCTCACCACGATCAAGGTGGAAGGCGATCGTTACCCCGCGCATCTGCAGGCACGGGTCAACCGTTGA
- the maiA gene encoding maleylacetoacetate isomerase, with the protein MKLYQNEISSATSRVRIALALKGLTAEALPVTILGEEAESRQAGYRSVNPQGLVPALLTDSGVLITQSLAIVEYLDEVQPQPPLLPDTAEDRAHARSIALAIAAEIHALLPPRIGLHLKTAFQADADAIAAWSRHWIGEGMAAVETMIAGRRRGAFAIGDRPGIAEIFLFPQAISARRLGFDLARWPNIGEIVGRLETIPAFQENAPAPRK; encoded by the coding sequence GTGAAGCTTTATCAGAACGAAATTTCCTCGGCGACATCGAGAGTTCGGATCGCGCTCGCCCTGAAGGGACTGACGGCGGAAGCGCTGCCGGTCACTATTCTCGGCGAAGAGGCCGAGAGCCGGCAGGCCGGATATCGCAGCGTCAACCCGCAAGGGCTGGTGCCGGCCTTGCTGACGGATAGCGGCGTGCTGATCACCCAATCGCTGGCGATCGTGGAATATCTTGATGAGGTTCAGCCGCAGCCGCCGCTGCTGCCCGATACGGCCGAAGACAGGGCGCATGCCCGCTCGATCGCGCTGGCGATTGCGGCCGAGATCCATGCGCTGCTGCCGCCGCGGATCGGCCTGCATCTCAAGACGGCCTTCCAGGCCGATGCCGATGCGATTGCCGCCTGGAGCCGTCACTGGATCGGCGAGGGCATGGCCGCCGTCGAGACGATGATCGCCGGCCGCAGGCGAGGGGCTTTTGCCATCGGTGACCGGCCCGGCATTGCCGAGATCTTCCTCTTCCCGCAGGCAATCAGCGCCCGGCGGCTGGGCTTCGATCTCGCCCGGTGGCCTAATATCGGGGAGATTGTCGGCAGGCTGGAAACCATACCGGCATTCCAGGAGAATGCGCCGGCGCCGAGGAAATGA
- a CDS encoding organic hydroperoxide resistance protein, whose product MTKIDKVLYTGKTHTTGGREGASHSDDGELNIKLSPPGSSRAGTNPEQLFAAGWSACFIGAIGFAAANQKVKLPADLAVDAEVDLGSGNGGYFLQARLKVSMPGIAADVAKAIIEEAYQTCPYSKATRGNIDVDLIVA is encoded by the coding sequence ATGACAAAGATCGACAAGGTCCTCTACACCGGCAAGACCCATACAACAGGCGGCCGTGAAGGCGCTTCACACAGCGACGACGGGGAACTGAACATCAAGCTGTCGCCTCCCGGCAGCAGCCGCGCCGGCACCAATCCCGAACAGCTTTTCGCCGCCGGCTGGTCCGCCTGCTTTATCGGCGCGATCGGCTTTGCTGCCGCCAACCAGAAGGTCAAGCTGCCGGCTGATCTTGCCGTCGACGCCGAGGTCGATCTCGGATCGGGCAATGGCGGCTACTTCCTGCAGGCCAGGCTGAAGGTGAGCATGCCTGGGATCGCAGCGGATGTCGCGAAGGCGATTATCGAGGAGGCTTATCAGACTTGCCCATACTCGAAGGCGACGCGCGGCAATATCGATGTCGACCTGATCGTCGCCTGA
- a CDS encoding ATP-binding protein — translation MRADIPILSGLTWPSTLRSRIFLILLVGLAFAYGLSFSVLYMERTMSAKAVMLGTLEDDVATSIAVLDRLAPSQRVDLVDRLGRGNYRFVLGPGMSGVPDTSSKGAEILGKIEEAVGHRFPIRIERIPGEVSRLQAHLTLSDGSPLTIDVTPKGVMPIATWLPYVFAVQMALLVLCTWFAVRQAIRPLGELAAAADALDPDKDSPALSEAGPSEVAHAARAFNAMRERIAHYLEERVQILAAISHDLQTPITRMRLRADMAEDSPERDKLVHDLAEIQRLVQDGIAYARSAHGSGEKDARIDLASFIDSIAYDYQDTGKAVTVVGLVEGAAHTKPHALRRILSNFIDNALKFAGAAEISVLRGAEGDTVITVMDRGPGIPDDMLEAAMQPFFRLEQSRNRETGGTGLGLAIAQQLTAKIGGSLRLYNRAGGGLAAEVTLR, via the coding sequence ATGAGGGCTGATATTCCTATCTTGTCGGGTCTGACGTGGCCGAGCACGCTGCGATCTCGGATTTTTCTCATTCTGCTGGTCGGCCTGGCTTTCGCCTACGGGCTCTCCTTCAGCGTGCTCTACATGGAGCGCACCATGTCGGCCAAGGCGGTGATGCTCGGGACGCTGGAGGACGATGTCGCGACCTCGATCGCTGTTCTTGATCGGCTCGCGCCGAGCCAGCGTGTTGATCTGGTGGATCGGCTGGGCCGGGGCAATTACCGCTTCGTGCTCGGGCCTGGAATGTCCGGCGTCCCCGACACATCAAGCAAGGGTGCCGAGATCCTCGGAAAGATCGAGGAGGCTGTCGGCCATCGCTTTCCAATCCGCATCGAACGGATACCCGGCGAGGTAAGCCGGTTGCAGGCGCATCTGACGTTGAGCGACGGAAGTCCGCTGACGATCGATGTCACGCCGAAAGGGGTGATGCCGATCGCCACATGGCTGCCCTATGTCTTCGCCGTGCAGATGGCCTTGCTCGTCCTCTGCACCTGGTTTGCAGTTCGCCAGGCGATCCGCCCCCTCGGCGAACTTGCCGCAGCCGCGGATGCGCTCGATCCCGACAAGGACAGTCCAGCCCTGAGCGAAGCGGGTCCCAGCGAAGTGGCGCATGCGGCGAGGGCATTCAACGCGATGCGGGAGCGGATCGCCCATTACCTTGAAGAGCGCGTTCAGATCCTGGCGGCGATCTCACACGATCTGCAGACGCCGATCACCCGCATGCGGCTGCGCGCCGATATGGCCGAGGATTCACCTGAGAGAGACAAGCTGGTGCACGATCTGGCCGAGATCCAGCGCCTCGTTCAGGACGGCATAGCCTATGCGCGCAGCGCTCACGGCAGCGGCGAAAAGGACGCCCGCATCGATCTCGCCTCGTTCATCGACAGCATAGCCTATGACTACCAGGACACCGGAAAGGCCGTCACGGTCGTCGGCCTCGTCGAAGGTGCTGCCCATACCAAGCCGCATGCACTTCGCCGCATCCTGTCGAATTTCATCGACAATGCATTGAAATTTGCCGGAGCCGCCGAGATCAGCGTCCTGCGCGGCGCGGAAGGCGATACCGTCATCACGGTCATGGATCGCGGGCCGGGAATTCCGGACGATATGCTCGAGGCTGCCATGCAGCCTTTCTTCCGGCTTGAGCAATCCCGCAACCGTGAGACCGGCGGCACAGGGCTGGGCCTTGCGATCGCCCAGCAGTTGACGGCAAAGATCGGCGGATCGCTGCGGCTCTACAATCGCGCCGGCGGCGGACTGGCGGCGGAAGTCACCCTTCGGTGA
- a CDS encoding response regulator has translation MDHVDHILIVDDDREIRELVSGYLQKNGLRTSVAADGRQMRSFLDANAVDLIVLDVMMPGDDGLVLCRELRSGRHKAIPILMLTARTDEMDRILGLEMGADDYLAKPFAARELLARIKAVLRRTRMLPPNLQISEAGQLLTFGDWRLDTVARHLLDKDGTAIALSGAEYRLLRVFIDHPQRVLNRDQLLSLTQGRDAELFDRSIDLLVSRLRQRLGDDAREPTYIKTVRSEGYVFSVPVEISEPRQ, from the coding sequence ATGGATCATGTCGATCACATCCTGATCGTCGACGACGATCGTGAAATCCGCGAACTGGTCTCGGGCTATCTGCAGAAGAATGGCCTCAGGACCAGCGTTGCGGCAGACGGGCGCCAGATGCGCAGCTTTCTCGACGCCAATGCCGTCGACCTGATCGTGCTCGACGTGATGATGCCGGGCGACGACGGGCTGGTGCTCTGCCGCGAACTGCGCTCCGGCCGGCACAAGGCGATCCCTATCCTTATGCTGACGGCCCGCACCGACGAGATGGACAGGATCCTCGGGCTGGAGATGGGCGCCGATGACTATCTTGCCAAGCCCTTTGCCGCGCGCGAGCTTCTCGCCCGCATCAAGGCGGTGCTGCGGCGCACGCGCATGCTGCCGCCCAACCTGCAGATCAGCGAGGCGGGGCAATTGCTGACCTTCGGCGACTGGCGCCTCGATACGGTCGCCCGTCACCTCCTCGATAAAGACGGGACCGCGATTGCACTGAGCGGGGCCGAATACCGCCTGCTTCGTGTCTTCATCGACCACCCGCAGCGGGTGCTCAACCGCGACCAGCTCCTGAGCCTGACGCAAGGGCGTGACGCCGAGCTTTTCGATCGCTCGATCGATCTCCTCGTCAGTCGCCTGCGGCAGCGGCTGGGCGACGATGCGCGCGAACCGACCTACATCAAGACGGTGCGTAGCGAAGGCTATGTGTTTTCGGTTCCGGTTGAAATTTCGGAGCCGCGCCAATGA
- a CDS encoding alpha/beta fold hydrolase: protein MSEQINHHRRRFFGMTAIALAAVEFGVAGTAAANSAPAASLPDVKAGTNTSFEALKQIKTEMLDIGYAEAGKADGPVVLLLHGWPYDIYSFVDVAPLLASAGYRVIVPYLRGYGTTRFLDDKTPRNGQPSALAADMIALLDALDIEKAVIAGYDWGGRTANIMAALWPERCKAMVSVSGYLIGSQEANKKPLPPKAELAWWYQFYFATERGRLGYASNTHDFAKLIWQTASPKWNFDDATFDRSAAAFDNPDHVEIVIHNYRWRLGLVDGEAKYDAYETQLAALPMISVPTITMEGDANGAPHPEPSAYAGKFSGKYEHRTIGGGIGHNLPQEAPQAFAQAVIDVDRF from the coding sequence ATGTCAGAGCAAATCAACCATCACCGCCGCCGTTTCTTTGGCATGACCGCAATTGCGCTTGCGGCAGTCGAATTCGGCGTTGCCGGCACGGCCGCCGCCAACTCGGCGCCTGCCGCATCCCTGCCTGACGTGAAGGCTGGTACCAATACGTCGTTTGAAGCGCTGAAGCAGATCAAGACTGAGATGCTCGATATCGGTTATGCCGAGGCGGGGAAGGCGGATGGCCCGGTCGTGTTGCTGCTGCACGGCTGGCCCTATGACATCTATAGCTTCGTCGACGTCGCGCCGCTGCTCGCTTCGGCCGGATACAGGGTGATCGTGCCCTATCTGCGCGGCTACGGCACGACCCGGTTCCTGGATGACAAGACGCCGCGCAACGGCCAGCCTTCGGCGCTCGCTGCCGATATGATCGCCCTGCTCGACGCGCTTGATATCGAGAAGGCCGTGATTGCCGGCTACGACTGGGGCGGGCGGACAGCCAACATCATGGCGGCACTGTGGCCGGAGCGCTGTAAGGCGATGGTATCGGTCAGCGGCTACCTGATCGGCAGCCAGGAGGCCAACAAGAAGCCGCTTCCGCCGAAGGCCGAACTTGCCTGGTGGTATCAGTTCTATTTTGCCACCGAACGCGGTCGCCTGGGCTATGCGAGCAACACGCACGATTTTGCAAAGCTCATCTGGCAGACGGCCTCGCCGAAGTGGAATTTCGACGACGCGACATTCGACAGATCCGCGGCCGCCTTCGACAATCCCGATCACGTCGAGATCGTCATCCATAATTACCGCTGGCGTCTTGGCCTGGTCGACGGCGAGGCGAAGTACGACGCCTATGAGACGCAGCTTGCCGCCCTGCCGATGATTTCCGTGCCGACGATCACGATGGAAGGCGACGCGAACGGCGCGCCGCATCCCGAACCCTCCGCTTATGCCGGAAAGTTCTCCGGCAAATACGAGCATCGCACGATCGGCGGCGGCATCGGCCACAACCTGCCGCAGGAGGCGCCGCAGGCTTTCGCGCAGGCAGTCATCGACGTCGATCGCTTCTGA
- a CDS encoding cytochrome c biogenesis protein DipZ produces MTLLIIAYLGGALTILSPCILPILPFVFARAGQPFVKSTLPMLTGMAATFALVATLAAVGGSWAIRANEYGRLAAIVLLALFGVSLLSPRFASTLARPIVDLGNNLVNAGGGGRTAPTVKSALILGVATGLLWAPCAGPILGLVLTGAALQGANLQTTFLLIAYAAGAATSLAVALLVGGKIFAAMKRSLGLGNRIRQVLGAAVLAGVAVIALGLDTSLLSRLSYASTASVEQAVLDRLHAKPLGSTSEVASNDAAIVAADAKKPFRSDLPVEGYAPSLDGAVEWLNSKPLTAEQLRGKVVLVDFWTYSCINCIRTIPYVKAWAEKYADQGLVVIGVHAPEFAFEKKIDNVKKAVGDFQIGYPVAIDNNYKIWRAFENSYWPAAYLIDAKGQVRYHHFGEGNYGSTEKAIQDLLREAGSQMKASAPVVPDAKGAEASPDLHNIRSGETYLGYEQAANFASPEGLRADAPQNYSIGEPDLNGWGLSGSWTVGRDQATLDQPGGGITYRFSARDLHLVLGPGDNGKQIRFQVKVDGKAPGADHGSDIDADGNGTVTATRLYQLVRQSGAVTARNFEIRFLDPGVQAYAFTFG; encoded by the coding sequence ATGACACTTCTGATCATTGCCTATCTCGGAGGCGCACTGACCATCCTCAGCCCGTGCATCCTCCCCATCCTCCCGTTCGTCTTCGCCCGCGCCGGACAGCCCTTCGTCAAGAGCACGCTGCCGATGCTGACGGGCATGGCCGCCACTTTCGCGCTCGTCGCCACGCTCGCCGCAGTCGGCGGCAGCTGGGCCATCCGCGCCAATGAATATGGCCGGCTTGCCGCGATCGTCCTGCTCGCGCTCTTCGGCGTGAGCCTGCTTTCACCGCGCTTCGCAAGCACGCTTGCCCGGCCGATCGTCGACCTCGGAAACAATCTGGTCAACGCCGGCGGCGGCGGGCGCACCGCGCCGACGGTGAAAAGCGCGCTCATCCTCGGCGTCGCCACCGGCCTGCTCTGGGCGCCCTGCGCCGGGCCGATCCTCGGCCTTGTTCTCACAGGCGCTGCGCTGCAGGGTGCCAACCTGCAAACGACCTTTCTGTTGATCGCGTATGCCGCCGGCGCCGCAACCTCTCTTGCCGTCGCCCTGCTTGTCGGCGGAAAGATTTTCGCCGCCATGAAGCGTTCTCTCGGCCTCGGCAACCGGATTCGCCAGGTGCTCGGTGCGGCCGTGCTGGCGGGCGTTGCCGTCATTGCACTCGGCCTCGACACCAGCCTGCTCTCCCGCCTCTCCTATGCCAGCACCGCGTCCGTGGAGCAGGCAGTGCTCGACCGGCTGCATGCAAAGCCTCTCGGCAGCACTTCCGAAGTGGCGAGCAACGATGCCGCGATCGTCGCAGCCGATGCGAAGAAGCCGTTCCGCAGCGACCTGCCGGTCGAGGGCTATGCGCCTTCGCTCGACGGCGCTGTCGAATGGCTGAACTCGAAGCCGCTGACCGCAGAGCAATTGCGCGGCAAGGTCGTCCTCGTCGATTTCTGGACCTACTCCTGCATCAACTGCATTCGCACGATCCCCTATGTCAAAGCCTGGGCGGAAAAATATGCGGATCAAGGTCTCGTCGTGATCGGCGTCCACGCCCCGGAATTTGCCTTCGAGAAGAAGATCGACAACGTCAAAAAGGCAGTCGGCGACTTCCAGATCGGCTACCCCGTTGCGATCGACAATAATTACAAAATCTGGCGCGCCTTCGAAAACAGCTACTGGCCTGCCGCCTACCTGATCGATGCCAAGGGCCAGGTCCGCTACCATCATTTCGGTGAAGGCAATTATGGCAGCACGGAAAAGGCCATTCAGGACCTGCTGCGCGAGGCCGGCAGCCAAATGAAGGCAAGTGCGCCGGTCGTCCCCGACGCCAAGGGTGCGGAAGCCAGTCCCGATCTGCACAACATCCGCTCCGGGGAGACTTATCTCGGCTACGAACAGGCCGCGAATTTCGCCTCTCCAGAGGGGCTGCGGGCCGATGCCCCGCAAAACTATTCGATCGGTGAACCGGACCTCAACGGATGGGGCCTCTCGGGAAGCTGGACTGTCGGCCGGGATCAGGCGACACTCGATCAGCCGGGCGGCGGCATCACCTATCGCTTCAGCGCCCGCGACCTGCATCTCGTTCTCGGACCCGGCGACAACGGCAAACAGATCCGGTTCCAGGTGAAGGTCGACGGCAAGGCGCCGGGCGCCGACCACGGCTCAGACATCGATGCCGACGGCAACGGCACGGTGACCGCGACAAGGCTCTACCAGCTGGTGCGCCAGTCCGGCGCCGTCACCGCCCGCAACTTCGAAATCCGCTTCCTCGATCCCGGCGTCCAGGCCTACGCCTTCACGTTCGGCTGA
- a CDS encoding alpha/beta fold hydrolase has translation MNRRPIFTAACALAASAIAFAAEAAPVKNIVIVHGALADGSGWREVTEILQKRGFEVTIVQEPITSLDDDVAATKRVLDLQEGPSLLVGHSYGGMVITQAGNDPAVAGLVYVAAFQPDKGESVLSLASSKPTGSMDIKETKDGKYLYLDPGAFAADFAADLPKAEADFLARSQVFASKQAFSAKITEPAWRTKPSWSIVATQDRAINPDLERDMAKRAGSDVTEIKASHAVFASQPEKVADIIEKAAKKVGE, from the coding sequence ATGAATAGACGTCCCATTTTCACCGCAGCCTGCGCCCTTGCCGCCAGCGCCATCGCATTTGCCGCCGAGGCTGCCCCGGTCAAGAACATCGTCATCGTCCACGGCGCGCTCGCCGACGGTTCGGGATGGCGTGAGGTGACAGAGATCCTTCAGAAGCGCGGCTTTGAGGTCACGATCGTTCAGGAGCCCATCACCTCTCTCGACGACGATGTCGCCGCGACGAAGCGCGTTCTCGACCTGCAGGAAGGGCCGAGCCTGCTCGTCGGGCACAGCTATGGCGGTATGGTCATCACCCAGGCCGGCAACGATCCCGCCGTCGCGGGCCTCGTCTATGTCGCGGCCTTCCAGCCCGACAAGGGCGAAAGCGTGTTGAGCCTCGCGAGCTCGAAGCCCACCGGCAGCATGGACATAAAGGAAACGAAGGACGGCAAATATCTCTACCTGGACCCCGGCGCCTTCGCGGCAGATTTCGCAGCCGATCTGCCGAAAGCCGAAGCAGACTTCCTGGCAAGGTCGCAGGTCTTCGCCTCAAAGCAGGCCTTCTCCGCCAAGATCACGGAACCGGCATGGCGGACCAAACCCAGCTGGTCGATCGTCGCCACCCAAGACCGCGCCATCAACCCGGATCTTGAGCGCGACATGGCAAAACGCGCCGGCAGCGACGTGACCGAAATCAAGGCCAGCCACGCCGTCTTCGCCTCCCAACCGGAAAAGGTCGCCGACATCATCGAAAAGGCGGCCAAGAAGGTCGGCGAGTAG